TAGTTACATCAATATTACCGATTTCAGATGGTACACGGGTATCAATGGAATGGTAGTTGCCCATTTGAGGGATTACATGCCAAGCTACATATCCTGGTTCAGTTGGTTCAATACCGGCTGCATAACGGGACATAGCGATCATACCGCCTCCAGACCATCCATGACCTACGGAACCATTGGTTCTATAATCCCAATGTTCTGGCATGGCGGAAATTTCTTTTTCGTTGACCATATCCATATGACGTTTTGCAGAACGCTGCATAGCGTCTTCAGCATAACCCATTTTATAAAGTGCTTCAATTACGTATTTTTCCATATAAATGCTTGCGTTTTCATAGGCTGGAGAATTCTCTGTGCCCATAAATACATTCCGCATGGCTGGATATTTTTCTTCCGGAATTAATCCGCAAATAACACCAAGTGCATTCATTCTATCATCTACAACATGGGAACCATTTTCCAAAGGGGTAGCGTTTGTCCAGGAAGATTCACTCCAAGGCACTGCATATGCCTGTAAATCCTCATTCCAGAATTTATAGAAATTATCTTCTATACTCTTCATGCGGCTATCCAACCAATCTTTTTGTTCCTGGGTTGCTCCAGAACCTTCTGCGTCTGCCAATTGGCGGACAGCTTTCGCAGAAGTGTACCACCAAACATTGTGAGTTAACAAGGTATCCTGGTTATTACCCCAGTCAAGCCATGTGGCACCCCAGCCGCCCATATTTTTGGTACGGATTTTTACAAGACCTGCATATTCACCTTCTGTTTCCATGTCGTGCATGGTAAGGATATTAAATAATCTTTGATAAGTATAGCCAGGAACTTCCTGATCTCCTGTAAATAAATAATAGTTATAAGCAGCGTGTGCTGTTGCTAAAGACTGTACAATAATTTCCTGGGTTTGTCTTCCTGGTCGGACGTTACTTGTGAAATAATCAGTTTCTCTGCCATCTGTACCAGGTTTGGAGAATTGATAATCCACAATATTATAAAGAGCTTTTTTGCTTAGATCGTTTAATTCTGGTCCTATAGAATAGAAACCTTCTTCCATCTCGTTTACAGCATCTCCAATATATTGTGCTCGTTCCTGAGCGGCACAGTCCATATACTGGTCACGGATGGTTTCATATACGGTTCGTACAGATTTTTTCCAGAGTTCATCGTAGAAGTTATTATCTGTGTTTGCTTCATCTTCGGACCAAGTATGACCACCAGTAAATTGTGATACGGAAGAATCATTTTCATCGATAACACTGTCAAAGTAACCGATAAAATCAGTATCTTGACCAACTTCCGCACCAGTTGTTACATCATAGCCTGTTTCCCGGTATCCTGCTGCGATAATTTCTACACCAAATGGAACTTTAAAGAAAAGCTGATCGCCGTTGATCCAGCCTTTTGCTTCATATTCCTGCTCGCCGGCTTTTGTTACATATTCTGATCGTTGCCCACCAAAGTAATTGGTATTTGTCCACATTTCAATCAATTTACCTGCTTCGGTGTTTCCTCCAAGTTTAATATATGGAACAATCTGACCAGTATGCGGCAAAATAATTCGATATCTATTTTCGGTGTAAGTATTTACTCCGTATAAATAAGCAGGGTATTCTTTACTAGCTACGGATGGATAATATACATCATCTTTAATGGTATACCCTCTACTGCTGGCGTTTGTAACAGTAGTATTGATGTTCTTGAGATCATCATTATCGCACAATATTCTATCGCCTGTTTGAACACAGAGATTAGTAACCTCAGCTTTTGTAATTGGCAACAACATAGCATCATTAGTGTTTCCGGTAATTTTAAAGCCAAAAGTAGCATTTTCCATAGTAGCGTCGATTGTAGTAGTGGAGCCAATCATCTGTCCATCCAGATAATAGTTGATTTTATTTGCACTGATTACATCAATTTTAAAATTATGTGTGTCTTTATAGTTCTCAGTTGTAATCAGGTTAGATAAATCTACCTCTAAGATAGGAACGTTTGGTTCGCTGCCTTTTGTGACGGTCATTTTAGGAGCGTTTGTTCCATTTAGGAAAGAACTAAAATCAATGAATGCCTGATAAAAATCAGTTTCTGCCGCACTGGTCGCACCAAAAACATAGTAAATGCCGTCATGGACGTTTCCATTTGTTTCCCGTGTCCCTTCCATTTTAAAGTCAGCACTGATAGAATACGCTTCGGTTCCAACTCTTCCAGCATCTGCCAGGGTTTTCATTTCAAACGCCGTATATACAGCAGATCCTTTGAATACCGGCATGAAGTTTTCTTTGGTGTTATGAATGACCGACACTTTGGCATAGGAAAGAGACAGACGTCTTGTCATAGGAGCAATATCCACATTGCCAAAATCGGAGGAAACGTAATTGCTGATATGACCTGTACCATCTGTAATATGGAAAATATCTTGAACAACGCCATATGTGATCGAATCGTCCGTTTTGTTATGTACAAGGACAATGTCGAACGGACTCAGAATTGTATCATCAGACAGCCAAAATTGGAACTCATCGCAGGATGAAGGATTCTTTTCTGTGGCAGATACCTTGCCAATCAGCTTTCTTGTACTCATTTTTCTATCTCCTCTTATTATCGAAAATCTCGTTTAAAATTATTGATAAACACCAGGTCGCTTTCAAATGTGGACTTGATAAGTGTTTCTGTCAGATATACCGGGTATAGATGACTTGCCCACCGTTCATCGCGCCCATAACAAGTTGGTGAACCTTCATTGAGCAATGATAAAGAAATTGTATCGACAACATCTGTTGGAATTCCACTGTCGTAATAATCCTCTAACACCATTTTCTCAATTTTGATTATTCCTTCGAGAGGATTTGAAACTTTGTTTTTGGGACGTATTCTTAGATACCATACCCCAAATCGCCTGCCACGGTCATTTTCTTTCAAAAACACCGGGGTACGTTCACCATATTCAAGTTTCAAAAGTTCTGCGCCTATTTGTGTTCCTCCGCGTTTGGATTTGCTGGATGTGGGGAGCATAGGATTGAAACTCTTTGAAACACCTATTACATTGTAAAACAGATCAGCAAACTCGGTTTTTCCTGTGTCTTGACGGAGAAATTGAAGCGGTCCGTCTACCACTAGCATGCGGTCAGTGTCCAACACTCCAGATTTGACCATATTTGACAGAATTTCTATTTCCATATCATGCATCATAGTGTTGGCTTTTGCGATTGCAGCATTAACAAGAATATTATGTTTTTCCGGCTCAAAGCGATACTCGACCACTTCCAGAAACATTTCTTGTGCGACCTTTGTTCTGGTAATACGCTGTTGGATTTCTTTGAAATCTACCGTGTTGACTTTGTCGCTTAATAGTAAAAGATTCTTTCGCTGTATTGCCTGATGTGAGTGGAGCTTTTTCTCACTGCCTCTTTCAGTACAGCCAGCTCTGATTTGAGCAACGACTACTGGATAAATTTTCTTGCCCTCAATCACAATATCGCCAATTTTATATGTCCGTCTAGAACCATCCATGAAGAATAAAAAATTAGAGAAAGTGCGATCTTCTACATAGAGGTCATATTTTCGTATTTTCTTTGACTTGTCCGTTTCAAACGGTTCTCCGATTACTTTGATTTCATCACCCTCGTCCTGATACGGTTCTTGATAATAATGATCAAGACTTTCGTTTTGATACAGCGCAACGCCGCACTTGTCAAATATTTTATTCAATGTAGGCATAATAAACCTCCATACAGCTATTATCGCAAATGACCTTTCCCGTATTGGAAGAACTTAACTCTCTGTGCCGACTTATCCCATTATTGTAGGAGGTACTGGTATAAAAATGTGGCTTTCTTTTCGTTTTCAGTGGAAGTCTTGATATACCTTCCACTTTTAATTCGAGCATCTGCCGGTTTCGGCTCATCATCAGGGATTGCCCAAGTGCGTCCGATTTTTATCGCGCCCGGTATGCGATCTTCATTACATAAAATTTGTATGCGGCGCATAGTAATACCTCTTAAGGGTGTGGGAGTACTCCCCAGAGTCATGACTATAACAATTATAATAGATAAGGAGGATTTGTTCCTTTTTACCTCTATTATTTAATAATTATACAAATTTAATCTTGTTTTTTTGTTGTGTTTATGAATATTATTTTAACAAAAATTTTATTATAATAGTTATTGTATATAGGGTTATTTTGCCCGAATCTAGGATACACAAGGAGGACAATTCATTACAACAAAAAATAATGGTGCTTTCGTGTAGAAAGCCTCTAATATCATCTCATGGAGGTAAAAGAGTTGAAAAGAAACAAAATTTTAGCACTGGTGCTGGCAATCGCAATGGTGTTTACTATGATTATGCCAATCAACAGTTTTGCTGCATCGGAGCAGGAAACACAAATTGTGGGGATGAAAACCAATGATTTGGAGAATCCCATGGGGATTGATACCCCAAACCCTATTTTTAGTTGGAAAATGAGTTCCACAATCAGAGGACAAAAACAAACCGCTTACCAAGTGGTTGTTGCCAAAGACGATAATTTCCAAAATGTTGTTTGGGATTCTCAAAAACAAACAGGAGATGTTTCTATTGGCATTACCTATGCAGGGGATCCTCTGGAAGCATACACCACCTATTATTGGAAAGTAACCATCTGGGATAAAGACGGAAAACAGGTGGTTTCTGATGCTGCTACTTTTGAAATGGGCGTGTTATCAGGTGGATTTGACGATGCGGATTGGATTGTACGTGGTGGAACCTACCCTTACCCAAAAGATTTGGTGACCTTGGATGGAGCGAACTGGATTTGGGCAGGCAGTACAAAAGCTCAGCCAGAAACCGCTTATTTCCGATTCAAATTCCAGCCAGATGCCAATAAAACCCTGGAAAACGCTTATGTTGCTTTTACTGCTGACGATTATGGCGTTGCCCACTTTAATGGGACACAGATTGCGGATATTCCAAACGAAGGGGATATCTGGAGAACCGGCCGGGTAATCTATTTGACCGATATGATCAACCCGAATGGCGAAAATATTTTTACTGCATCTATTGTCAACAAGCAAGTTGGAGATGGCGGTTTGGTTGCTAAAATCGTACTGACTTATACCGATGGTACCCATGACATTTTTGTCACAGATGAAACATGGCTGGCTAGTAATTCTACTAATATTACAGAGGATTATACCTCTATTTCTTATGATGACAGCGACCGCAATATATGGAAATATCCAAACAGAGCAAATGAAAACGAAGTGGTTCCATATGGAAGCGCTCCATGGTATTCCAATGTTGGCCTTCCAAACGAAGCAAGTACTTATTCCGGTAAGGTAGCTGCTCCAATTTTCCGGAAACAGTTCGACTTGGATCAAACTGCGGAAAATGTGGTAAACGCACGTATTTACGCCACTGCGGCAGGGCTATATGAATTGACCTTTAATGATAAAAAAGCTGGGGATGAAGCGCTTGCCCCTGGATTTACTCAATATGAAGATCATATCACTTACCAGGCATATAATGTAACCGACCTTATCAAAGATGGACAAAACACCATCAGCGCTACCATCGGAAAAGGGTGGTACCTTGGTGCCATCGCATATGAAATTAAAGGTGTTCAGGAAGCATTTATTGCGAAAATGGTCATTACTTATGCAGATGGTTCCACTCAAACCATTGTAACGGATGATAGTTGGGAATACACCGATGATGGTCCAATTTTAAGCAATGATATGTATAACGGCGAGGTATACGATGCTACCAGAACCTTAAAACCATATCATTACAGTAAAGTTGGCACAACCACAGCGGAAGCTTTGGGGATTGGCCAGATTATTTCACAGATTTCCGGTTCTGTTAAACCAATGGAAATTTTAGAACCAGTTGCTGTTACAGAGCCAAAAGAAGGCCTGCATATTTTTGACTTTGGCCAAAACTTTGCCGGTGTTGTAGAATTAACGGTAAATACTGAGGCTGGCACTCAAATAATGATGCGCCATGCAGAAGCCCTCAACAATGGGGAACCAAATGCGGATGGCGATCCAGGCACCCTGTACTTGGGAACCCTGAGAAACGCGAAACCAAATGATTACTACACCGCAAAAGGCGGCGGGCCAGAAACATACCGTCCTTCCTTTACCTATCATGGATTCCGGTATGTCGAAATCAGTGGGATTGACCTGGAAGACATTGTTAGCGTAAAAGGGATTGTTTTGTACTCTGATATGGAGGATACTGGAAGCTTTGAATCCTCCAATTCACTGGTAAATCGTCTGGAACGGAATGTATACTGGGGACAGCGATCCAACTTTTTATCCATTCCAACCGACTGTCCACAACGTGACGAACGTTATGGCTATACTGGCGACTCTCAGGTGTTCTCAGATACTTCTGGCTACAACATGGATGTAAAAGCATTTTTTGACCAGTACCTTATGTCAGTAAATGACTGTGTATTTGACAATGGAGCATTCCCAAATAGCGCACCTGGCGCACCGCCAAATGATAGAAATGACCCTGCTTATAACGGCTGGGCTGATGGCGGCGTTATCATCCCATATAATATGTATATCCGTTATGGGGATGTTGGAATTATCGAACGTTCCTATGACAAAATGGTAAATTATATCGAATACCTATATGCAGATAGGGATGAAAACCACCTGCGCACTTCCCAAACCCAATATGGCGATTGGCTTGCTTTGGACAAAGAAGAAACACCAGTTGCGTTAACGGATACCGCTTTCTGTGCATACGTTTGTGATTTAATGACAGAGATGGCAACCGCAATTGGCAAAACTGAGGATGCAGAACGGTTTGCTGGATACGCACAAGGGTTTAAAGACGCTTGGGCAAAATTCTACTTAAAAGAAAATGGACAAACAATTGTCAACACACAAACCTCTTATGTCATTGGCCTTGCATTTGACGTTGTTCCAGATGATATGAAACAGGCAACAGCGGACCAATTGGCTGCTGTAATCCAAAGCGATAAATACAATGGCAAAATTTCTACCGGATTTATCTCTACCGGATTTTTGCTCCCTGTTCTCTGTGAGTATGGCCATGAAGATATTGCCTATTCCTTATTGGAAGATACCGAATTTCCTTCCTTCCTTTATCCCGTTACCCAAGGGGCTACAACCATCTGGGAACGTTGGGATTCTTATTCCCCAAGCGGTTTTGGGAATCCTACTATGAATTCGTTTAACCATTTTGCATTTGGTACAGTTGCCAGATGGCTATACAGTGGCGTGCTAGGTATCACAGTTGATCCAGCATCCCCTGCATACAAACACTTTAGTTTACAACCAGTATATGGTGGCAGTATGACCTACGCAAATGGTTCCTACAACTCTCAATATGGTTTGATTGAAAGTGGATGGAAACTGGATGGAAATGACTTTACCTACAATGCTATTGTTCCAGCAAATACTACCGCTACCCTTTACTTGCCTTCTGACAAAGCAACCGCAATTTATGAAAGTGGCAAAGATGTTACAAAAGAGGCAGTAGAAGGAATTGAATATATTGGAACCGAAAACGGAAAAGCAATCTTTGAACTGCAATCTGGTTCTTACAGCTTCTCCAGCACGGTTGTAAATAAAGCTGAATTGGAAGAAGCGATCAGCAATGCTTCTAATATCAACGAATTCTTCTACACAGCTGATTCTTACCGTGCTTTAACAGAAGCTTTGGCAAAAGCGCAGGAAGTACAAAATAACAAAGATGCTACCGCGGAACAGGTACAACAAGCAACCGACTTATTAAACAGCGCAATCGAAAATCTGGTTCCTATTGCGCAGGATGGAAGCGAGTCCAATCCATATCAAATTAATAGCTTGGATCAATTCAAGCTGTTTGCCAATACTGTAAATTCTGGTGATAGTTTTCAAGATAAATATGTGGAATTGAATACAGATATTGATTTATCTGGCATCAATTGGACACCAATTGGCACTAGCAATTCAACTACTTCTGGCGCTGGATTTGCTGGTACCTTTAACGGAAACGGCCATGTGGTATCTAATATCACCATCCCAGGTACCTCTAAATACGCAACCTTTGGTTTGTTTGGTACTGTTACAGGTACTGTAAAAAATTTGGGTGTCGAAAACGTAACCATTACACATGATGGCGTAGCTGACCTTCGTGCGGGAGGTTTGGCAGGTACCCTTTCTGGAGGATTGATTGACAATTCTTATGTCATCAATGCCAATGTAAGTGTAGGTGGACGTGTAGCCGCTGGATTTTTAGGCTTAAACCGCAATGGTACCATTCAAAATTCCTATGCAAAAGATATTACTGTTACCGGTGGACGTACTGGCGGATTTGTCAGCGACAATCAGGATGACAGCGGAAACAATAAAGGTACTATTATCAACTGTTACGCAAACACTAGCATTACCGCATCCAGCCATACTGGTAATATTGAAAACAGCCGAACCATTGAAAATGAACAATTCATCGATGGAAGCCTAGTTGATTTACTAAACCAGGGTAATCCAGAAACCGTTTGGGAACAAGGCGAAACCCATCCAGTATTGGTGGTAACCGAAACACCAGAACCACCTGTAGATACGAATAAAACCATCCTGGACAAAGTAATCGTAGAAGCAAACCATCTGAAAGGAACAGATGAATACAACAATGCGATTCCATCAGTGCAACAGAGCTTTG
This is a stretch of genomic DNA from Clostridium facile. It encodes these proteins:
- a CDS encoding alpha-L-rhamnosidase C-terminal domain-containing protein, coding for MSTRKLIGKVSATEKNPSSCDEFQFWLSDDTILSPFDIVLVHNKTDDSITYGVVQDIFHITDGTGHISNYVSSDFGNVDIAPMTRRLSLSYAKVSVIHNTKENFMPVFKGSAVYTAFEMKTLADAGRVGTEAYSISADFKMEGTRETNGNVHDGIYYVFGATSAAETDFYQAFIDFSSFLNGTNAPKMTVTKGSEPNVPILEVDLSNLITTENYKDTHNFKIDVISANKINYYLDGQMIGSTTTIDATMENATFGFKITGNTNDAMLLPITKAEVTNLCVQTGDRILCDNDDLKNINTTVTNASSRGYTIKDDVYYPSVASKEYPAYLYGVNTYTENRYRIILPHTGQIVPYIKLGGNTEAGKLIEMWTNTNYFGGQRSEYVTKAGEQEYEAKGWINGDQLFFKVPFGVEIIAAGYRETGYDVTTGAEVGQDTDFIGYFDSVIDENDSSVSQFTGGHTWSEDEANTDNNFYDELWKKSVRTVYETIRDQYMDCAAQERAQYIGDAVNEMEEGFYSIGPELNDLSKKALYNIVDYQFSKPGTDGRETDYFTSNVRPGRQTQEIIVQSLATAHAAYNYYLFTGDQEVPGYTYQRLFNILTMHDMETEGEYAGLVKIRTKNMGGWGATWLDWGNNQDTLLTHNVWWYTSAKAVRQLADAEGSGATQEQKDWLDSRMKSIEDNFYKFWNEDLQAYAVPWSESSWTNATPLENGSHVVDDRMNALGVICGLIPEEKYPAMRNVFMGTENSPAYENASIYMEKYVIEALYKMGYAEDAMQRSAKRHMDMVNEKEISAMPEHWDYRTNGSVGHGWSGGGMIAMSRYAAGIEPTEPGYVAWHVIPQMGNYHSIDTRVPSEIGNIDVTINKTDTTLDMTVVSPGNNAEIWVPVEDGQQVVTASNAVFKGIEEAYQKTYAVYEISEAGSYIFTASETNKDILDSIIEYAEKAKASGEYDNAIESVQKSFDTALENAKTVAENENASQEEIDQAWKTLLNEIHKLGFVAGDKDSLASLIEAAEKIDLSKYVEAGKVEFTIALEAAVAVYEDGDAMQAEVNEAADNLLNAMLNLRFKADKSVLEDVLAEAGKVDTNAYTAESYAALTAAVAEANAIMKNENASQEEVEAAVTNVQAAMDQLVAVDGSVSEETTPSTDDTATQTGQKSTTPKANAAKTGDFAPIAGLAAISLAGIALWITRKKK
- a CDS encoding family 78 glycoside hydrolase catalytic domain — its product is MKRNKILALVLAIAMVFTMIMPINSFAASEQETQIVGMKTNDLENPMGIDTPNPIFSWKMSSTIRGQKQTAYQVVVAKDDNFQNVVWDSQKQTGDVSIGITYAGDPLEAYTTYYWKVTIWDKDGKQVVSDAATFEMGVLSGGFDDADWIVRGGTYPYPKDLVTLDGANWIWAGSTKAQPETAYFRFKFQPDANKTLENAYVAFTADDYGVAHFNGTQIADIPNEGDIWRTGRVIYLTDMINPNGENIFTASIVNKQVGDGGLVAKIVLTYTDGTHDIFVTDETWLASNSTNITEDYTSISYDDSDRNIWKYPNRANENEVVPYGSAPWYSNVGLPNEASTYSGKVAAPIFRKQFDLDQTAENVVNARIYATAAGLYELTFNDKKAGDEALAPGFTQYEDHITYQAYNVTDLIKDGQNTISATIGKGWYLGAIAYEIKGVQEAFIAKMVITYADGSTQTIVTDDSWEYTDDGPILSNDMYNGEVYDATRTLKPYHYSKVGTTTAEALGIGQIISQISGSVKPMEILEPVAVTEPKEGLHIFDFGQNFAGVVELTVNTEAGTQIMMRHAEALNNGEPNADGDPGTLYLGTLRNAKPNDYYTAKGGGPETYRPSFTYHGFRYVEISGIDLEDIVSVKGIVLYSDMEDTGSFESSNSLVNRLERNVYWGQRSNFLSIPTDCPQRDERYGYTGDSQVFSDTSGYNMDVKAFFDQYLMSVNDCVFDNGAFPNSAPGAPPNDRNDPAYNGWADGGVIIPYNMYIRYGDVGIIERSYDKMVNYIEYLYADRDENHLRTSQTQYGDWLALDKEETPVALTDTAFCAYVCDLMTEMATAIGKTEDAERFAGYAQGFKDAWAKFYLKENGQTIVNTQTSYVIGLAFDVVPDDMKQATADQLAAVIQSDKYNGKISTGFISTGFLLPVLCEYGHEDIAYSLLEDTEFPSFLYPVTQGATTIWERWDSYSPSGFGNPTMNSFNHFAFGTVARWLYSGVLGITVDPASPAYKHFSLQPVYGGSMTYANGSYNSQYGLIESGWKLDGNDFTYNAIVPANTTATLYLPSDKATAIYESGKDVTKEAVEGIEYIGTENGKAIFELQSGSYSFSSTVVNKAELEEAISNASNINEFFYTADSYRALTEALAKAQEVQNNKDATAEQVQQATDLLNSAIENLVPIAQDGSESNPYQINSLDQFKLFANTVNSGDSFQDKYVELNTDIDLSGINWTPIGTSNSTTSGAGFAGTFNGNGHVVSNITIPGTSKYATFGLFGTVTGTVKNLGVENVTITHDGVADLRAGGLAGTLSGGLIDNSYVINANVSVGGRVAAGFLGLNRNGTIQNSYAKDITVTGGRTGGFVSDNQDDSGNNKGTIINCYANTSITASSHTGNIENSRTIENEQFIDGSLVDLLNQGNPETVWEQGETHPVLVVTETPEPPVDTNKTILDKVIVEANHLKGTDEYNNAIPSVQQSFDKALEEAQNVYNNPSATQEEVNTAWQTLLKEIHKLGFQKGDKTALQELYDQVKDTDLSQYRDGAAKENFKTALANAETVLADEEAMQKEIDKAYNDLKAAYEALEKLADKSQLKALLDECAGYQEEDYTPATWEVFAGIQEKAQEVYENANASQEEVNAAIDELLSGMLQLRFKADKSILETVIKVAGEIDGSSYTAESYGILQAAVAKANEVMADENASQEEVDAATTRVQEAMKGLVTVETPAENNHVDGTQTGQESTTPKANAAKTGDFAPIAGLAVITLAGAALLLTRKKK